The Liolophura sinensis isolate JHLJ2023 chromosome 12, CUHK_Ljap_v2, whole genome shotgun sequence genome segment GGGAGGGTCCAATATCCCACTGTGCCTTGCACTGAGAAATGGAAGTAGACCTACAAAGTTAAGACTGTCATTGTAATTCTTCTTGATAGTTCCATGATGTAAAACCAAAGTTATCCAAGTAGATCCTTGTGACAAACATTTATATTcaagtcattattttttaaAGGAAACAAATTTGGATAACAAAAGAAGGGGGCATTACAAAACAGCATGGTTAAAGTCATGTTTTGAGTGCACCGCATGATATACAATATCTTCATTCAGTCACTTGCGATTTCTTTCAAGGACTTTGCTGACAGTGGTTCGAATGGAAACCTTACCGGCTGGCTCTAACTCAGGCATCAGTTGTTCAATGATTCGAATCCAGCGTTCACTCACTCAGCCAAGTTGTGGTGTTTCGTCACGAAATCACGTAAATGTCAAGGTGAGATAGTTTCCATCATGTTAGTGAACTTGTGTCGAGTATTATGATGTAATGTTGTAATACAGCGATCAACAAGTACGTAAATAAACATTATAACAATTAAGGGTGTATCACGAAACcaatatttcaccaaaaaaaaacatgcaagaGAAAAGGAGGATGGATGAATCCTAAACTACCGCGAAATATGTGTATAACTCATGCTTTGTCTAGTTGGCAGTATTCAAGCTGAAGGGCATTGAGAGTGTGGACATGTGTTAAAGGACAAAAACTGTACAAAGAAAGAACGCAAAACTATATATGTGAATTTGTTTtgaaagatgtacatatattcataaTTAAACCGAAAaagaattgatgaaaaaaattaccaagacaatttgtattcaatatattaaaacagGTCCTTTTACCACGTACATTAAAttcttgtaaacaaacaaacataagtCGCTATTGACAATCATCATGGCAGTTACAAAACTTTTATCACGGCAGATATTAGACAGCCGTTAGACATTCATCACGGCAGATATTAGACAGCCGTTAGACATTCATCACGGCAGATATTATAGATTTATCATGACAACCACTAAGCATGCATCTTCACTCTTGTTCGAGAACAACAGAACAGCTCCATACGGCTGTGACCGCTTCTTTTCCGTCACTCAACCTTCCCGTTTGTAATTGCTGCTGTGGAGGATCCGGGTGTTAAAGACACCACTTCCTCAAGTCCGTCAACGGTTAGAGACCCCCATGATTTGGTGCCGCCCAACATCTGGAGGATGCCGCGCCCGATCCGAGCAGCTGGCTCCCTCCTGCCAGCTCGGGGATTTGTGAGCACCATACTTACAGTCATCATTCCTACACAGATGGTGTAGTATTTCGTATTCTCTCACACTTGATACCATCAAGCCGACAGAGtgctttgtttgtgtcacatctgtgattgaCAACTTTGTTACATTTTAGACCGTCCAGGCGACATAGCGCTTTGTTGCTGTCACACACGTGACGCggttttttgtcacatttctcGCAGCGTACGCTATCTGTTCCGCAGAGCAGCTCGAATTCCAGTAAACGGCCAGTTTTTAGAGCATCATTTTCGGATCCTTCAAAGTCCAAGTCTGGCCACCTGCCATTCTGTTCAGCGACATCTTCTTGTTCTCTCTGAAAGGCCACGTTGATTGGAAAGTTTTCTGACCGCAAATAAATAGCGACGAGAATGGATGTTTCCAAGTTCACGTCTGACGAGCGTGATGCTTGATTGGAGAAGCCTGGGGAGTCTGATGCAGGTCGTTGTTTTGGGCGATCTGATGGCGCATGTGCGATATCCTTTCCCCTGATACAGTCAGATGGCTCTTTGAGCATCCTGTGAGAACTGGAAAAGAAGCCAGGATCGCGATACTCGCATGTCTCTCCAGCGACTGCTGCACTTTCTGTAATACGACGTGTTCTTAGTGACTCCTTGACCCTTGCTTGATCACATAGCCTAGACTTGGAGCTGTGGTTCTCAGCGGACGCGGATTTCTTATCAGTTCTTTTATCCGAGAAAAGGTCAACAGAAGGCGAAAGCATGACTGGACCCTTGTGAAGGCTTCGGGGAAACTTCTCTTGACTCACTTGTATTGGTATCGGGTCGTTCTTGAAGAAAGTGGCGAGTATTTTCCTCTCTGCCAGAAAGGCGCCGTTGAAAATATTCTCTATTAACATGTCAAAATGATCCTGAAGGTCTCCATCGCGGGCGAGTTTTGTCGAGATACAACGAGATTTGGCACACCGGTGCTCGCCCCTCACTGAGCACATCTTTACCAAAACACTCGGTACAGGTATAGACAAAGGCTGACATCTTCTATTAACTTGTCGCCGGCCTTTTTCCTTTTCATCTTCAAAACTGTCAAGTCTGCTGTTGCTTCCCACAAGACTATCATCTGAGGCATCTCCCGGCCTCCTCTCATCAACACTGTGTGGATGCGTATAAAAGTTTAATAAGTAGTGACAACTCGTTTTGTCTTCCGGACAAAAGTCTAGAGCACTAAGCTCGAAAAACACTTCGGTCAACCAGGGAGGCTGGTCTCCACCATCCGGTGAAACCTGGAACACATGAAGTAGAACACGTTTCTTCCTGACCACAGTTATCTTAGAGTAAAATGGCATGCAGcagatttattttaatatttaaactaCGTATTGACACAGATGTTCTTTCCACCCATTAGCGTGGCAATTCATGTCAGCGATCATATATCATCTCTAATAACGTATGTTCACGCTAGTCCACTTGCATTAAGGTTAACGGTGTAAGTGCATTAACTTCATTACTCAGTAAAACGTAAAAGACTAACTTATATATCAATAAATGCATAAGTGATGCCAATGGCGACCTTAAGGCTTTGGAGGTAGTAAACAATATTATCAATAACAATGAAAGTCAGTCTCTCTAAAGAATCCCTTTTGTGGTGTTATGTATAACAGGCCGCAATTGTTACCGATTTTACACGAAATACTTCACGCATCAATGTCCTCCATACACAGTGAGGAATACAGAGACTGCAtctattttggttttgtttgctCATTAGACAAATACACACGCAGTTCTGATAGATAGCAAATAAATTGAAGCTTTGTTCTTAATTTGTAGACTCAGAAAAACTCGTACCTTGTGAACGACACTGCGCGGGAGAATGCCGTTAGGATCGGTGACCCAGCCCTCTAGTGACGTCATTGTCAGAGCATCCCTATGATCCATAAGTGAGCTCAGAGTTTTGGCCACCACAACCCTCTGACTAAACATAACCAAACCAGGCCTCTCAAACCTACACCGTCGACTCCTGCTTCTAAATGAGAGTCTCTTCTTTACCCAAGGGACTAACGATTTTCGTTTAGTTCCGTGCATTTTCTCAGCGATTGTCAAATTATTGGAACATCCAGACTATGGTCGATGACACAAGACAAATGATTCATGGTCTACAAAGATCGTATGTATAGCTCCAACAGAAAGTGAAACCAACGACACACTTGCCACCGCTGTCTTCGAACAAAGGCGTTTGAATGTCGAAATTGATGACGTCACTGACGTCATATACCCTTCTCGTCTCGAAACTGCGATGACACGCAAAGTGGGACGTCACAAGTAAATAGGCTGCCATGCAGAAATGTCATGACGTtgacatttataacatttttggaccgtgtaaattaaacatttccAGTGGTATGAGTGCGTCATGGTGAAAGTCAAAACTGGCCGAAGTGGATGTGCCTGATCAAAGTTTCTAAATGAAAGCAGAACTAAACTGTTGAGGAAGTAGAAAAAAAAGAGTGGTCAATATTGCCAGCGTTACCAGCAGTGGTACACATTTGAGCCGGGCCTTCGCTTACAGCACAAATGAAGGTTCTCCAACTTTTCACTGATTTCATTCACTTCGGTATCAGCCGAATTTCGGTATAAAGCTGGAGTTTGAGACTGGCACGTATTCAGCCTCTCATTGTTGTTAAGCTCTCGGTGAATCCACTCTGCCTTAGTGCCCGCAAACGCAGACTTCTTGTCCTGATTCGATTTTCTGACAAAGTGCAAGTTTTCCAGCATATTAATAATGTGGACAATATCCGCATCGACAGGAGAGATTTTGTAACGAGGAATTTCCACCTCCTCAGCCATCAACAACACATCGCCATCGTGGTGTCGCCTCGTCAAGCGCTCGCTTCTCCGCCGGACCATGTCCTCTTTCTGTGTTCCGCCACTTCTCCCCACCTTTATCTCTCCGTCATCGACGGTGGCATCGCCAGCAGCGTCTTGCCTTTGTTGGCCGGAAGTGCTTGTTGTACCACGGGGTGAGCAAGGTACGTCTTTCCAGAGAGAAAGGCATTTTTCGCTGAAAGTGCACGAAGGAAGCTGTAAACAGACAACgatatacatgaacaatgtaGATTTGTTTTAGTGAGTGTCATAATACGGTATATGTATTCGGAGATAACTTTGACGTTGGgcttgtcaaaattttgttcttGCGATAAATCGACAGACAGACGGTAAGAAACATCTCTAACtggagacgtattttgtggacaatttttgtctcaaacgctCCAACGGTGAGTCAGGCTTTGAAATGGAGCGCACCGTGACGTTGGTCTGGGCCCATCCTTGGACGAGCAAAGTTTTATAAAACGCAACGACAGAATAATTTGAGAATAAGCATATGGAATTGTTTGGCATATGGAGCTAATTAcgcagatatacatgtacaaattcatTTCCTGTGTCGTATGTTACAAAGGAAAAACTGCTGAATTATTAATTAGTGGTACTCTTCTCCGTCGCAAGAAATACTCTGTTGTGCTAAAAAGTTGTACTTAACGAAGGCACAAGTACATCCTTATCTTGGATTACAAGGTATTCTCTGTGGGGTTATAAGTAATACTCTGTTGTGCTAAAAGTTATACTCAACGAAGGCACAAGTACATCCTTATCTTGGATTATAAGGTATTCTCTGCGGCGTTATAAGTAATACTCTGTTGTCTTAAAAGTTATACTCAACGAAGGCACAAGTACATCCTTATCTTGGATTACAAGGTATTCTCTGCGGGGTTATAAGCAATACTCTGTTGTGATAAAGGTTATACTCAACGAAGGCACAAGTAATACTCTGTTGTCTTAAAAGTTATACTCAACGAAGGCACAAGTACATCCTTATCTTGGATTACAAGGTATTCTCTGCGGCGTTATAAGTAATACTCTGTTGTGATAAAGGTAATACTCAACGAAGGCACAAGGACATCCTTATCTTGGATTACAAGGTATTCTCTGCGGCGTTATAAGTAATACTCTGTTGTGATAAAGGTAATACTCAACGAAGGCACAAGGACATCCTTATCTTGGATTACAAGGTATTCTCTGCGGCGTTGTAAGTAATACTCTGTTGTGATAAAGGTAATACTCAACGAAGGCACAAGTACATCGTTATCTTGGATTACACGTTTTCGCCGCGTTGTAACCAATACCTTGTTGTCTTGAAAGTTCTACTCAAGGGAGGTATAAATGGATCGCTGTGGTGGATTAAATTGATACTCTGCTGTGTTACAAGTAATACTTTGTTTACTTAAAATGGTGACAATATACTTTGTGTACTATACTTTACGAGTATCGGTACAGTAGTATTTTAGATTAGGAGGAATAGTCTGCTTCATGACAAGAAACATTTTACTGTGATTGTTCATAGcctgaaatttgccaaaatGTTCAATGAGTATATTCACCTGGGCATAACCGGAAGCTGATTGAGTGGTGACGGGCTTAATCTCGTCACCCAGGCCCCCACTGTGCCCATACTGTGGGTAGCTGTCTCTTTTAATGTGGATGCTGTCAGAAAGTCGACGTTCCCTGGTCTCTTCACTCTCACTAGTTGTATCCGATATATGAACATTGCGGAACCTTTCCACGATTCCGTTCATGTCCACATCGTTCTTTCCACGGTTGTCATCGCTTATATGGACATTCTGTAGTTTTGTGATGATTTCATCTAAATCATCACTTTGGTCGTCAAATAGGTGAATTTTCTCTAGCTGGTTTGTGATTTCCTCAATGTCAACCTCGTGCTGTTTACGGCGTTTGGCTGCATTGCTtatgtgaaaactgttgagTTTTTCCACAATTTTGTCCATTTCAGGATCTACTTGAACTTCACGGGGAACACCCTAGAGACAAAGAAAACGATGTGATGTGTATGTTCTTCTTCTAAggacaaagaaaacaatgagaTGTAAATATTACCTCAAAGACACAGAAAACGATGTGATGTAAATATTCTATCAAGGACACTGAAAACGATGTGATGTAAATATTCTGTCAAGGACTCACAAAACGGTGTGATGTAAATATTCTATCACGGGCACAGAAAACGATGTgatgtaaatattaatataggtaatgtgaaaataataaataactgaCATAAGCATCCAGATACACTATCCTCACtcataccacggcggccagtattgATTGTGGTCATGCAGGCCAGAGCAtgagggaaactcacgaccatccgccgttTGGCGatacaccttcccacgtacagtcggagagaaagccagcatgagcagcaTTTTCTTaagctcacagcgacagcattaaTGAGTGGCACTTGAGTCATTGTGGCGCgatggcacgctaaccacctcggcgaCTATTGTAATTGATACTCTACTGCATATGATTCCCCGCCGTTTAGAActtcaatttaataaataattaacaaatgACAATAACAATGAAAGCATGCTTTTGGTTTTGTTATGAAGTTTTTATAGATCGGACAGATAAGTCTACACAAGGAACCAAAATGCCCGTAGGTATCC includes the following:
- the LOC135479446 gene encoding uncharacterized protein LOC135479446; this encodes MHGTKRKSLVPWVKKRLSFRSRSRRCRFERPGLVMFSQRVVVAKTLSSLMDHRDALTMTSLEGWVTDPNGILPRSVVHKVSPDGGDQPPWLTEVFFELSALDFCPEDKTSCHYLLNFYTHPHSVDERRPGDASDDSLVGSNSRLDSFEDEKEKGRRQVNRRCQPLSIPVPSVLVKMCSVRGEHRCAKSRCISTKLARDGDLQDHFDMLIENIFNGAFLAERKILATFFKNDPIPIQVSQEKFPRSLHKGPVMLSPSVDLFSDKRTDKKSASAENHSSKSRLCDQARVKESLRTRRITESAAVAGETCEYRDPGFFSSSHRMLKEPSDCIRGKDIAHAPSDRPKQRPASDSPGFSNQASRSSDVNLETSILVAIYLRSENFPINVAFQREQEDVAEQNGRWPDLDFEGSENDALKTGRLLEFELLCGTDSVRCEKCDKKPRHVCDSNKALCRLDGLKCNKVVNHRCDTNKALCRLDGIKCERIRNTTPSV